One segment of Zonotrichia albicollis isolate bZonAlb1 chromosome 4, bZonAlb1.hap1, whole genome shotgun sequence DNA contains the following:
- the CAV1 gene encoding caveolin-1 produces MSGTKYVDSEGFLYTAPVREQGNIYKPNNKMMADELSEKAVHDVHTKEIDLVNRDPKHLNDDVVKIDFEDVIAEPEGTHSFDGIWKASFTTFTVTKYWFYRLLSAIFGIPMALIWGIYFAILSFLHIWAVVPCIRSYLIEIQCISRVYSICIHTFCDPLFEAIGRVFSSIRATVRKEI; encoded by the exons ATGTCCGGCACCAAATACGTAGACTCGGAG GGCTTTCTGTACACGGCGCCCGTCCGGGAGCAGGGCAACATCTACAAGCCCAACAACAAGATGATGGCAGATGAGCTGAGCGAAAAGGCGGTGCACGACGTGCACACCAAAGAGATCGACCTGGTCAACCGAGACCCCAAGCACCTCAACGACGACGTGGTTAAG ATCGATTTTGAAGATGTGATTGCTGAGCCAGAGGGAACACACAGCTTTGATGGGATTTGGAAGGCCAGTTTTACCACCTTCACTGTaacaaaatactggttttacCGTTTACTGTCAGCAATCTTTGGTATTCCTATGGCTCTCATCTGGGGCATCTACTTTGCCATTTTGTCCTTCCTGCACATCTGGGCGGTGGTGCCGTGCATAAGGAGCTACCTGATTGAGATCCAGTGCATTAGCCGTGTCTATTCCATCTGCATCCACACGTTCTGCGACCCGCTCTTTGAGGCCATAGGCAGAGTGTTCAGCAGCATCCGAGCCACAGTACGGAAAGAGATCTGA